One genomic segment of Hevea brasiliensis isolate MT/VB/25A 57/8 chromosome 3, ASM3005281v1, whole genome shotgun sequence includes these proteins:
- the LOC110643045 gene encoding phosphatidylinositol:ceramide inositolphosphotransferase 1, with product MTIYIGREASKLWKRICAETTTEINLLFENWKFILACLIFQYIHGLAARGVHYLHRPGPTLQDAGFFLLPELGQDKGYISETVFTCLFLSFVLWTFHPFICKSKKIYTVLIWCRVLAFLVASQFLRIITFYSTQLPGPNYHCREGSRLARLPQPESVLEVLLINFPRGIVFGCGDLIFSSHMIFTLVFVLTFQKYGTQRFIKQLGWLIAVVQSLLIIASRKHYTVDVVVAWYTVNLVVFFISKKLPELPDRTSGAASLLLPLSTKDRDIKNKEENHKLLNGNSVDPDRRQRTQVNGKILEDANGVIADANGMNGV from the exons ATGACGATTTACATTGGTCGAGAGGCTTCGAAG CTTTGGAAGAGAATTTGTGCAGAGACTACCACAGAGATCAACCTACTTTTCGAAAATTGGAAATTCATTCTTGCTTGTCTAATTTTTCAG TATATACATGGTTTGGCTGCCCGAGGAGTTCATTATCTACATCGGCCAGGGCCAACATTGCAGGATGCAGGGTTCTTTCTCCTTCCG GAGCTTGGACAAGATAAAGGCTATATCAGTGAGACAGTGTTCACCTGTCTCTTTCTATCATTTGTGCTG TGGACTTTCCACCCTTTCATCTGCAAGAGCAAAAAGATCTACACAGTTCTGATTTGGTGCAGGGTTCTTGCATTTTTAGTT GCTTCTCAATTTCTTCGGATAATTACATTCTATTCTACTCAGCTCCCAGGTCCAAATTATCATTGCCGTGAG GGCTCCAGACTTGCTAGGTTGCCACAACCAGAGAGTGTGCTTGAAGTACTCTTAATTAATT TTCCTCGGGGTATAGTATTTGGCTGTGGTGATTTGATTTTTTCATCACACATGATATTTACCCTCGTTTTTGTTCTCACATTTCAGAAGTATGGTACACAAAG GTTTATAAAGCAGTTAGGTTGGTTGATTGCTGTGGTTCAGAGCCTATTAATTATAGCATCCCGCAAACATTATACAGTTGATGTTGTTGTTGCATG GTATACTGTTAATTTAGTGGTATTCTTTATAAGCAAGAAATTACCAG AACTACCTGATCGGACTAGTGGAGCTGCCTCTTTGTTGTTACCATTGAGTACCAAGGACAGAGACATCAAGAACAAAGAAGAGAATCACAAGCTTTTGAATGGGAACTCAGTAGACCCTGATCGG AGGCAGAGAACCCAAGTAAATGGCAAGATTCTGGAAGATGCTAATGGAGTCATTGCTGATGCTAATGGAATGAATGGTGTGTAG